From Alloacidobacterium dinghuense:
CCTCATCTCAAAAGGCAAGAGCAATAAAGAGATTGCCGATCTTATCTTTGTGACCGAGAACACGGTCAAGATGCACGTAAAGAAAATTCTTCTAAAGCTACAGGCCAATGACCGCACGCAGGCCGTGGTGATTGCGATCCAGCGCGGACTCCTCGACGCCTGATGCAACTACCCTTTCGGGTAGTTTGAAAACTATCCTTCGTATTTCGAGCTTTGATTCCAGCTAGAGTGTTAACCTTTCGAAAATTTCCCACCTTGGATGCCACGAGGCCTATGCGGAGATGAGCAACAGCTGCTGAGCATGGGACTGGCATCTCCACCCACGCTTTCTTCCGGAGGTTGGTTGCATGAAAATCTACTGTCGCCGAGCGCTGAAGCTCGTTACGTCGATGACTGGGATGCTGCTGATGCTTGCGCCTATGGCATACACGCAGGTCAAGCCGAAGATCACCCGTACGATTGATCCCACACAGAGAAAAATGCTTGCTGGCACGGTGCACCCGCTGACCAGAACGGCAAGCGATCAGGGCCGAGTGGATGCCGGCCTGACCATGAAGGACATGCTGCTCACGCTACGTCCATCGGCAGATCAACAAGCCACTTTAAAGAAATATGTGGATGATCTCCACAACCCGAACTCCCCAAACTTCCACAAATGGCTTACCCCCGCGCAGTACGCAGCACAGTTCGGAGGAAGCGACGAAGATGTTCAAGCCATTAGCAGTTGGCTCTCAGCCAATGGGTTTTCCATCGAAGAAGTATCACGCAGCAAGAGCTGGATTCGTTTTAGTGGAAACGCGGGACAAGTAGAAACTGCCTTCCAGACAGAGATCCATCAGTACTCCGTCAAGGGCGTGAAGAAATATGCCAACGCGACCAACTTGTCGATCCCGGTTGCGCTTGAGCCGGCGGTTACAGGCGTGGTAAGCATGAATAACTTCCTCGCAAACCCGCAACACACTTCACCTGCAACCATCGCCCGCAATGAGAACGGAAAGCTGGCGCGTGTTGCAAGTACCAGCACGCCAGCCACGGCGTCACCTTCGTTTACTTCGGCAGGGAGCCAGATTGAGACCTATCTTCTACCTGGGGACTTTTCAAAGATTTACGACACGCAGCCCGTTATCAACAACGGCATCAATGGGACCGGAGTTTCAATCGCCGTTGTGGGGCGTTCCGACATCAGCATGTCAGATATAGAAGCATTTCGCACGATTGCGGGGCTTCCGTTCAATGATCCGAACGTCATCTATGCCACAACCGATCCAGGCGTAGTCGAGGGGGACAATGTCGAAGCTTCACTCGACCTTGAGTGGGCGGGTGCAGTTGCTCCTAAGGCGAGGATAGACTACGTGATCGGCGCGACCACATCCACCACGGATGGCGTGGACATCGCCGCATCCTACATCGTCGATAAGGCGCTTGCTCCCATCATGACGGTGAGCTTTGGCCTTTGCGAAGCTGACATGTCGGATTCGCAGATATCCTTCTACCACCTGCTCTGGCAACAGGCTGCGGCCGAAGGCATTACGGTTTTTGTTTCTTCCGGAGATGCGGGTGCGAGCGGGTGTAACGATCCCGGTGCGGAATCCACGCACTTTGGTTTCGGTGTCAATGGTCTTGCTTCTACTGCTTACAACGTGGCCGTAGGCGGGACCGAATTCAATGACGCCGACCTGAATACTTATTGGAATCTGAACAACGCTAAGAATCTGTCTTCCGCAATTGGTTATATTCCTGAGGCAGTGTGGAATGAATCCTGCGCCGCTGATGTTGCCCCGAGCTTTACGAACTGCAATTTTCCTCCGTACTATCTCTACTCCTATGCAGGAGGTGGAGGCGCAAGCTCATGCGCGACCCGCACCACGGACGATTCCGGCACGGAATATTGCGCAACGGGGTATACAAAGCCGTCATGGCAGACAGGTGTTGGCGTTCCCCAGGATGGTGTGCGCGATCTGCCTGATCTCTCGCTTGCAGCGGCAGCCGAGCATGACGGCTACATGCTCTGCTATGAAGGCAGTTGTCAATGGACAAAGAACAGCGACGGCTCCATCACCCTCGAACAGGCTTCCATTGTCGGCGGCACTTCCGCAGCTGCACCTTCCATGGCCGGCATTATGGCCCTGGTGGAGCAGAAGCATGGACAATTTCAGGGCGTAGCAAATTATCAGTTCTATCAATTGGCGAATGCGCAACAAAACGGCAACTGCAACTCCAGCCAACTCACGGACCCGACGCAAAAGAGCGCATGCGTCTTTCACGACATTACGCTTGGATCAAACGCTGTGCCTTGTTTTAAAGGAGGACAAGACTGTCAAGGTACTGATTCGCCTGTGGTCGTCGGCCTGAGTTTGCCTCCCGCCCTTTTCCCGCCTAACAGCTTTACGGATGGACATGCCGCAACAGCTGGATACGATCTAGCCAGCGGCCTGGGCTCCGTCGATGCTGCCAATCTCATAAATTCATGGGATGTGCATCGGACACTTCGTTCCGCAACCACATTGAGCCTCTCGCAAACCACATTCAAGCACGGCACATCTGTCGTACTGAGCGGCAAGGTGAGCGCTTCATCGGGCAAGGGTATGCCTTCA
This genomic window contains:
- a CDS encoding Ig-like domain repeat protein produces the protein MKIYCRRALKLVTSMTGMLLMLAPMAYTQVKPKITRTIDPTQRKMLAGTVHPLTRTASDQGRVDAGLTMKDMLLTLRPSADQQATLKKYVDDLHNPNSPNFHKWLTPAQYAAQFGGSDEDVQAISSWLSANGFSIEEVSRSKSWIRFSGNAGQVETAFQTEIHQYSVKGVKKYANATNLSIPVALEPAVTGVVSMNNFLANPQHTSPATIARNENGKLARVASTSTPATASPSFTSAGSQIETYLLPGDFSKIYDTQPVINNGINGTGVSIAVVGRSDISMSDIEAFRTIAGLPFNDPNVIYATTDPGVVEGDNVEASLDLEWAGAVAPKARIDYVIGATTSTTDGVDIAASYIVDKALAPIMTVSFGLCEADMSDSQISFYHLLWQQAAAEGITVFVSSGDAGASGCNDPGAESTHFGFGVNGLASTAYNVAVGGTEFNDADLNTYWNLNNAKNLSSAIGYIPEAVWNESCAADVAPSFTNCNFPPYYLYSYAGGGGASSCATRTTDDSGTEYCATGYTKPSWQTGVGVPQDGVRDLPDLSLAAAAEHDGYMLCYEGSCQWTKNSDGSITLEQASIVGGTSAAAPSMAGIMALVEQKHGQFQGVANYQFYQLANAQQNGNCNSSQLTDPTQKSACVFHDITLGSNAVPCFKGGQDCQGTDSPVVVGLSLPPALFPPNSFTDGHAATAGYDLASGLGSVDAANLINSWDVHRTLRSATTLSLSQTTFKHGTSVVLSGKVSASSGKGMPSGDVLITANSAESVASAALSAGMYNASTINLPGGHYTLTAEYSGDATYGTSNSNPVAVTVAPEDSTVTGTSYAYSRFYILGNRPIVQLNNTSFGNPYWLRFQVAGLSRPTDATGSIQLSQGGKSVGTYPVDKTGMIYIQCGPQTPCDYTPGTYTFNAAYSGDGSFHASSATLTFTIAKGTTYWETAASNTTPIAGTRITGYVYFGSDPAAPPSGAVTLARSDTGATLGTGILDKTGTASIPFNAPAGAYFLVANWAGDANYTNGGRKTEQEIITESTAGTKAVNISLNLGTNSFPLGQRTEYSVTVTPATQGSTAVPIGYVTLYSNYGQISGQLALSGGRASGIVEWDTVGSQSVYAVYNGDGNYAGANSTPITVHVAQGVPTVRLQAEATRVQAGAQISVTASLISSLASTNVAAPTGTIQFFDAEDGQARPISVPQAVVGGNGGTLIATLAATLPKGTNLITAVYSGDANWKSVISVPVTVIVNGH